The following coding sequences are from one Frigoribacterium sp. Leaf415 window:
- a CDS encoding manganese catalase family protein, giving the protein MYFHAQTWINEIADGEPDPAAANALQEGLGGQFGEMRTMMQYLFQAMNFRGPSAKPYRDLIQGVGTEEISHVELIGTTISRLLDGSPEYTGKLTDPLDTPGAGGATPLNIALDTVNIHHYLVGAQGALPVDSVGNPWSGSYVYNSGNLPLDLLYNVMLESTGRLQKCRIYEMTDNAVARSTLAYLIVRDQAHENAYAKALESLGVNWNKLLPIPKTNAEKFPEVKKLLDLGLQSKQYSFDLDGKSEASKIFRGPSPSNDGTELTATEQAPQGVPSTISPERLEEFSPGLDTDLLELIQATADLELQEIESYYGPTAS; this is encoded by the coding sequence ATGTACTTCCACGCACAGACCTGGATCAACGAGATCGCCGACGGCGAGCCCGACCCCGCTGCCGCCAACGCACTGCAAGAGGGGCTCGGCGGCCAGTTCGGCGAGATGCGCACCATGATGCAGTACCTCTTCCAGGCCATGAACTTCCGGGGCCCGTCGGCCAAGCCCTACCGCGACCTGATCCAGGGCGTCGGCACGGAGGAGATCAGCCACGTCGAGCTGATCGGCACGACCATCTCGCGTCTGCTCGACGGCAGCCCCGAGTACACCGGCAAGCTGACCGACCCGCTCGACACCCCCGGTGCCGGCGGAGCGACCCCGCTGAACATCGCCCTCGACACGGTCAACATCCACCACTACCTCGTCGGCGCCCAGGGCGCACTGCCGGTCGACTCGGTCGGCAACCCCTGGAGCGGCAGCTACGTCTACAACTCCGGCAACCTGCCGCTCGACCTGCTCTACAACGTCATGCTCGAGTCGACCGGCCGTCTGCAGAAGTGCCGCATCTACGAGATGACCGACAACGCGGTCGCCCGCAGCACCCTCGCGTACCTGATCGTCCGCGACCAGGCGCACGAGAACGCCTACGCCAAGGCGCTCGAGTCGCTCGGGGTGAACTGGAACAAGCTGCTGCCGATCCCGAAGACGAACGCCGAGAAGTTCCCCGAGGTGAAGAAGCTGCTCGACCTCGGTCTGCAGAGCAAGCAGTACAGCTTCGACCTCGACGGCAAGAGCGAGGCGAGCAAGATCTTCCGCGGCCCGTCGCCCTCGAACGACGGCACCGAGCTGACCGCCACCGAGCAGGCCCCGCAGGGCGTGCCGTCGACGATCAGCCCCGAGCGCCTCGAGGAGTTCTCGCCCGGCCTCGACACCGACCTGCTCGAGCTGATCCAGGCCACGGCCGACCTCGAGCTGCAGGAGATCGAGTCGTACTACGGTCCCACCGCGAGCTGA
- a CDS encoding AI-2E family transporter has product MPSSPRARLVRRSAGTATTSDTPPSPMQRPGAFRFGLIATLGGGLGVGIIVALMALSTILVYIGLAFFLALAFEPVVRRLARAGAPRWVGVIVAVVLVVGIVVGIVAAVVPALIEQIGHVVQTAPGALQDLSRQPWVQQAVETVGFDVDVDDAVGAVTSYLLDPDQLLALGGGLLAVGQGITNAITAVIVVAILTLYFAITLPQMLRSLSRAVPRSHRENVMSISDEIFLSVGRYVAGQVALAAVNAVFVFVVLTIAGGPVPVLFATLAFLGALIPVVGTVVAYAIIIAATITVSPVTAIVVGIVLLVYAQVEAYVLTPRVMSKAVAVPGALVIVAAFGGGALGGILGALVAIPIATAGVVVFERVVVPRQQRV; this is encoded by the coding sequence ATGCCCTCGTCACCCCGCGCCCGTCTCGTGCGTCGATCGGCCGGTACGGCCACGACGTCCGACACCCCGCCCAGCCCGATGCAGCGCCCCGGCGCCTTCCGGTTCGGCCTGATCGCGACGCTCGGCGGCGGGCTCGGCGTCGGCATCATCGTCGCCCTGATGGCCCTGTCGACGATCCTCGTCTACATCGGCCTGGCGTTCTTCCTCGCACTCGCCTTCGAGCCGGTCGTCCGACGCCTCGCGCGCGCCGGCGCCCCGCGCTGGGTCGGCGTGATCGTCGCCGTCGTGCTGGTCGTCGGGATCGTCGTGGGCATCGTCGCGGCCGTGGTGCCCGCGCTGATCGAGCAGATCGGGCACGTCGTGCAGACCGCGCCCGGCGCCCTGCAGGACCTGTCCCGCCAACCGTGGGTGCAGCAGGCCGTCGAGACCGTCGGGTTCGACGTCGACGTCGACGACGCCGTGGGGGCCGTCACCTCGTACCTGCTCGACCCCGACCAGCTGCTCGCGCTCGGCGGCGGACTGCTCGCCGTCGGTCAGGGCATCACCAACGCCATCACCGCGGTGATCGTCGTCGCGATCCTCACCCTCTACTTCGCGATCACGCTGCCCCAGATGCTGCGCTCGCTCAGCCGCGCCGTGCCGCGCAGCCACCGCGAGAACGTCATGAGCATCTCGGACGAGATCTTCCTGTCGGTCGGCCGCTACGTCGCCGGGCAGGTGGCGCTCGCCGCGGTCAACGCCGTGTTCGTCTTCGTCGTGCTGACGATCGCCGGCGGGCCGGTGCCGGTGCTCTTCGCGACCCTCGCCTTCTTGGGCGCCCTGATCCCCGTGGTGGGCACCGTCGTGGCCTACGCGATCATCATCGCCGCCACGATCACCGTCTCACCGGTCACCGCTATCGTCGTCGGCATCGTGCTGCTCGTCTACGCGCAGGTCGAGGCCTACGTGCTGACCCCGCGGGTGATGTCGAAGGCCGTGGCCGTGCCGGGCGCCCTCGTCATCGTGGCGGCGTTCGGCGGTGGGGCGCTGGGCGGCATCCTCGGCGCCCTCGTGGCGATCCCGATCGCGACGGCCGGGGTGGTCGTCTTCGAACGCGTCGTCGTGCCGCGACAGCAGCGGGTCTAG
- a CDS encoding alpha/beta fold hydrolase, with the protein MSAERVDVVLSDRTTLAGTRWPGDGPTVVLLHAGVADRRSWTGVGDALAADGLDLVAYDRRGFGESPAAPEGSPATHLGDLVEVLERLDVERAFLVGNSMGGALALDLAVTAPERVAGVLLIGAAVSGMTDDDTPFDWTPDPASGPLMQALDEASGIGDVDAQVRLLAHLWLDGPVAEAGRVTGAPHDLFERMNARILEVAAPDGAGDAGLDTWSRLDSVTTPVLATWGALDIPADEPFYAETARRLGQGPGRVLPDVAHLPGLERPGLVADLVREVVGAPGN; encoded by the coding sequence ATGAGTGCCGAACGAGTCGACGTCGTCCTGTCCGACCGAACCACCCTGGCCGGGACGCGGTGGCCGGGCGACGGGCCGACGGTGGTGCTGCTGCACGCCGGGGTCGCCGACCGACGGAGCTGGACGGGCGTCGGCGACGCACTCGCGGCCGACGGTCTCGACCTCGTCGCCTACGACCGACGAGGGTTCGGTGAGAGCCCGGCCGCGCCCGAGGGCAGCCCGGCCACGCATCTCGGCGACCTCGTCGAGGTGCTCGAGCGGCTGGACGTCGAGCGGGCGTTCCTCGTCGGCAACTCGATGGGCGGTGCGCTCGCCCTCGACCTGGCCGTGACCGCACCCGAGCGCGTGGCGGGCGTCCTGCTGATCGGCGCAGCGGTCAGCGGCATGACGGACGACGACACGCCCTTCGACTGGACGCCCGACCCGGCGTCGGGTCCGCTGATGCAGGCCCTCGACGAGGCGTCCGGCATCGGCGACGTGGATGCGCAGGTGCGCCTGCTGGCCCACCTCTGGCTCGACGGTCCGGTGGCAGAGGCGGGTCGGGTCACGGGTGCCCCGCACGACCTCTTCGAGCGGATGAACGCACGCATCCTCGAGGTCGCCGCACCGGACGGGGCCGGTGACGCCGGGCTCGACACCTGGAGTCGACTCGACAGCGTGACGACGCCGGTCCTGGCGACCTGGGGCGCGCTCGACATCCCCGCCGACGAGCCGTTCTACGCCGAGACAGCCCGACGCCTCGGGCAGGGGCCGGGTCGGGTGTTGCCCGACGTCGCGCACCTGCCGGGGCTCGAGCGACCCGGTCTGGTGGCCGACCTCGTCCGCGAGGTGGTCGGAGCCCCCGGGAACTGA
- a CDS encoding RecQ family ATP-dependent DNA helicase: MSTTTRTAPTRTSETDRTDDITRAAADLFGWTDLHPAQLEALEAVVAGRDTLAVMPTGFGKSAIYQVAGAVLDGPTAVVSPLIALQADQVAGLVGRPDAPPAVAINSGHTDAENEEGWSRLAAGEVTYVFLAPEQLARDETVDRLRDAGVALVVVDEAHCVSSWGHDFRPDYLHLGEVVERLGGPTVLALTATGSGPVRDEIVERLRLDDPLVLSHGFDRPNLALEVVRHEDDDEKARAVVEQVAASTTPGIVYVATRKATEHHAAAIAERCPDRAVVGYHGGQRSAERGELHERFHAGEVDVVVATSAFGMGIDKPDVRFVVHADVPDSLDSYYQEIGRAGRDGDPATATLHYRPEDLSLRSFFASGLPGRADLRGVFAALSAAGRPVRRSEVSDQLSLGARTVSRLIDLLLEGGALSESSTGFEPVDGFDARSAAEAARGVAETRDRVERSRIEMMRTFAEAPGCRRHFLLGYFGEESPERCGNCDGCRAAEKAGDPEEAHQGGQDDVTDTAPPAFATDARVVHATWGEGTVMSTDADRMTVFFESEGYKVLAVADVIAHELLTPA; this comes from the coding sequence ATGAGCACCACGACGCGTACCGCACCCACCCGCACGAGCGAGACCGACCGCACCGACGACATCACCCGTGCCGCCGCCGACCTCTTCGGTTGGACCGACCTGCACCCCGCCCAGCTCGAGGCCCTGGAGGCGGTGGTCGCCGGACGGGACACCCTCGCGGTCATGCCCACCGGCTTCGGCAAGTCGGCGATCTACCAGGTGGCCGGTGCCGTGCTCGACGGACCGACGGCCGTCGTCTCGCCGCTCATCGCGTTGCAGGCGGACCAGGTCGCCGGCCTCGTGGGACGCCCCGACGCCCCGCCGGCCGTCGCCATCAACTCGGGCCACACCGACGCGGAGAACGAGGAGGGCTGGAGCCGGCTCGCCGCCGGTGAGGTCACCTACGTCTTCCTCGCCCCCGAGCAGCTCGCGCGGGACGAGACCGTCGACCGCCTGCGCGACGCCGGGGTCGCCCTCGTCGTCGTCGACGAGGCGCATTGCGTGTCGTCGTGGGGCCACGACTTCCGGCCCGACTACCTGCACCTCGGCGAGGTCGTCGAGCGCCTGGGCGGCCCGACCGTGCTGGCGTTGACGGCGACCGGGTCGGGCCCGGTGCGCGACGAGATCGTCGAACGCCTGCGCCTCGACGACCCGCTCGTGCTGAGCCACGGCTTCGACCGGCCCAACCTCGCCCTCGAGGTCGTGCGGCACGAGGACGACGACGAGAAGGCCCGCGCCGTGGTCGAGCAGGTGGCGGCCTCGACGACGCCGGGCATCGTCTACGTCGCCACCCGCAAGGCGACCGAGCACCACGCCGCGGCCATCGCCGAGCGCTGCCCCGACCGCGCCGTCGTCGGCTACCACGGCGGCCAGCGGTCGGCCGAGCGCGGTGAGCTGCACGAGCGCTTCCACGCGGGCGAGGTCGACGTGGTCGTGGCGACGAGCGCGTTCGGCATGGGCATCGACAAGCCCGACGTCCGGTTCGTCGTGCACGCCGACGTGCCCGACTCGCTCGACTCGTACTACCAGGAGATCGGTCGGGCCGGGCGGGACGGCGACCCCGCCACCGCGACCCTGCACTACCGGCCCGAGGACCTGTCCCTGCGATCGTTCTTCGCCTCGGGCCTGCCCGGGCGCGCGGACCTCCGGGGCGTCTTCGCCGCGCTCTCGGCGGCGGGTCGACCCGTCCGGCGGTCGGAGGTGTCGGACCAGCTCTCGCTCGGTGCCCGGACGGTCTCGCGCCTCATCGACCTGCTTCTCGAGGGCGGCGCCCTGTCCGAGTCGTCGACGGGGTTCGAGCCGGTCGACGGGTTCGACGCCCGGAGCGCGGCCGAGGCGGCGCGCGGGGTCGCCGAGACGCGCGACCGGGTCGAGCGCTCGCGCATCGAGATGATGCGCACCTTCGCCGAGGCTCCCGGCTGCCGACGGCACTTCCTGCTCGGCTACTTCGGCGAGGAGTCGCCCGAGCGCTGTGGCAACTGCGACGGCTGCCGGGCCGCCGAGAAGGCGGGAGACCCCGAGGAGGCGCACCAGGGCGGGCAGGACGACGTCACCGACACCGCGCCTCCTGCTTTCGCGACCGACGCCCGCGTCGTGCACGCGACCTGGGGCGAGGGCACCGTCATGAGCACGGACGCCGACCGCATGACGGTGTTCTTCGAGAGCGAGGGCTACAAGGTGCTGGCCGTCGCCGACGTGATCGCGCACGAGTTGCTCACCCCGGCCTGA
- a CDS encoding alpha/beta fold hydrolase: MPHLRVLVRHAAWWVQDYAYAAVWQVRAVTSPRDPDRYLGGTGRPVLVIPGVWETWSFLRPMIERLHAEGHPVHVLDDLRWNSRPVEATARDVAAYLLTHGLTDVVIVAHSKGGLIGKYVMALLDETRRVRSMVAVCSPFSGSRYATWLVLPALRAFSPRDATTMLLARDESVNGRITSVFGEFDPHIPEGSELPGAVNVRLHAGGHFRVLAHPRTIATVLAAAAEPA; the protein is encoded by the coding sequence GTGCCCCACCTCCGCGTCCTCGTCCGTCACGCCGCGTGGTGGGTGCAGGACTACGCCTACGCCGCCGTCTGGCAGGTGCGCGCCGTCACGAGTCCGCGCGACCCCGACCGCTACCTCGGCGGCACCGGTCGGCCCGTGCTCGTGATCCCCGGCGTGTGGGAGACCTGGTCGTTCCTGCGACCGATGATCGAACGCCTGCACGCCGAGGGCCATCCCGTGCACGTGTTGGACGACCTGCGCTGGAACAGCCGCCCGGTCGAGGCCACCGCGCGCGACGTCGCCGCGTACCTGCTCACCCACGGACTCACCGACGTCGTGATCGTCGCCCACAGCAAGGGCGGCCTGATCGGCAAGTACGTCATGGCGCTGCTCGACGAGACCCGCCGGGTGCGCTCGATGGTCGCCGTCTGTTCGCCGTTCTCGGGGTCGCGCTACGCCACCTGGCTGGTGCTGCCCGCCCTGCGGGCCTTCTCGCCGCGTGACGCGACGACGATGCTGCTCGCCCGGGACGAGTCGGTCAACGGTCGCATCACCTCGGTCTTCGGCGAGTTCGACCCGCACATCCCCGAGGGCAGCGAGCTGCCCGGCGCCGTCAACGTCCGCCTCCACGCGGGCGGGCACTTCCGCGTGCTCGCCCACCCCCGCACGATCGCGACCGTGCTCGCCGCCGCCGCCGAGCCCGCCTGA
- a CDS encoding LysM peptidoglycan-binding domain-containing protein: MARHTPGADGDDEVTPGHELFAPRASDTGDDPAADDAPDGAEPRLVAWSHRGTTGTAGAATAASADPASATDDDPDDEPAPRSGRRRLAIVGGVVAAAALVSVVVSAVLFTSGSAPLAAGAPTESPRPTTVARTSTPTPSATPSPTPTAPATPSPRAATPPPQDAAVPAPFITPVAAGTVVAEGDVASPKGSIHLHYRVVAGGDDTYAAEVTDATSSLPVPVGVAFYQVAPSVGDGVTYGGDGGVELGASVTTPTGASGSFGSISQPSYLSTLVVYSTSTSSDVPVEISTGKVLAVASVAWSVPPRQTNIVPVDSGAVAFASGTLEATTASGAPKRYTVAPDDLIDVVAQRFGISVSALLFMNQGLQVIDDAQHLFEGTTLVLDPDSV, translated from the coding sequence ATGGCACGACACACACCGGGGGCGGACGGCGACGACGAGGTCACGCCCGGTCACGAGCTCTTCGCGCCCCGCGCGTCCGACACCGGCGACGACCCCGCCGCGGACGACGCGCCCGACGGTGCCGAACCCCGGCTCGTCGCGTGGTCGCACCGCGGCACCACAGGCACGGCCGGTGCCGCGACCGCGGCGTCGGCCGACCCGGCGAGCGCGACCGACGACGACCCGGACGACGAACCCGCACCCCGGTCCGGCCGCCGCCGCCTCGCGATCGTCGGTGGCGTCGTCGCCGCCGCGGCCCTCGTCTCCGTCGTGGTGAGCGCGGTCCTGTTCACGAGCGGCTCGGCCCCGCTCGCGGCCGGTGCCCCGACCGAGTCCCCGCGCCCGACCACGGTCGCCCGCACCTCGACGCCCACCCCGAGCGCGACCCCGTCGCCGACGCCGACGGCCCCCGCCACGCCATCGCCCCGGGCGGCCACCCCTCCGCCTCAGGACGCCGCCGTGCCGGCGCCCTTCATCACCCCGGTCGCGGCCGGCACGGTCGTCGCCGAGGGCGACGTCGCCTCCCCCAAGGGCAGCATCCACCTGCACTACCGCGTCGTCGCCGGGGGCGACGACACCTACGCGGCCGAGGTCACGGACGCCACCTCGAGCCTGCCCGTCCCGGTGGGGGTCGCGTTCTACCAGGTCGCCCCGTCCGTCGGCGACGGCGTCACGTACGGCGGCGACGGGGGCGTCGAGCTCGGGGCGTCGGTCACGACCCCGACGGGTGCCTCGGGCAGCTTCGGCTCGATCAGCCAGCCGTCGTACCTCTCGACGCTCGTCGTGTACTCGACCAGCACCTCCTCGGACGTCCCCGTCGAGATCTCGACCGGGAAGGTGCTCGCCGTGGCCTCGGTCGCCTGGTCGGTGCCGCCGCGGCAGACGAACATCGTCCCGGTCGACTCGGGTGCGGTGGCCTTCGCCTCGGGGACGCTCGAGGCGACCACGGCGTCCGGGGCCCCCAAGCGGTACACCGTCGCACCCGACGACCTGATCGACGTCGTGGCCCAGCGCTTCGGCATCTCGGTCTCGGCGCTCCTCTTCATGAACCAGGGCCTCCAGGTCATCGACGACGCGCAGCACCTGTTCGAGGGCACGACGCTCGTCCTCGACCCTGACAGCGTCTGA
- a CDS encoding CsbD family protein yields the protein MSVGDKAKDFVQKAAGKAEEAVGKRTDDEELTKQGHKDQHMSEERLETEKAKDDLGKS from the coding sequence ATGTCCGTTGGCGACAAGGCAAAAGATTTCGTCCAGAAGGCCGCCGGCAAGGCCGAAGAGGCCGTCGGCAAGCGCACGGACGACGAAGAGCTCACGAAGCAGGGCCACAAGGACCAGCACATGAGCGAAGAGCGTCTCGAGACCGAGAAGGCCAAGGACGACCTCGGCAAGAGCTGA
- a CDS encoding GDSL-type esterase/lipase family protein, with protein MLSAVTHALARPLIRTWLTASPHSWERHVVATDSPHLHAPGTDPDRVLLVGDGVATGRGVRTHELGLPGHLARSLTALTGRATDVDIVVDGRMTVRQGPAAVAEIDLARFDAIVLSFGANEALSLIDVATWADDLSALLTDIASRAPTATTTYVLGIPSFTVNPHFPPRLGRLVDRNSARLNDVMRRVVASHPSMVFVPEAEGHAFEAESAPVYARWAAPIALHISDGLDPARPAAEDTVQADEKARLRSLDRLERLRGTDDDPELDQLTDRARQLFGTTLAAVTLIGRDTQEMRSVSGTDALALPRSESFCDTTIRRTGHLVIEDASLDSRYADYSVVAGEPGIRFYAGYPLEAPDGQRVGALCVMDTEARRFSTEDATALRALALAIQRHLFRHEPDAG; from the coding sequence ATGCTGTCCGCCGTCACCCACGCTCTCGCCCGCCCTCTGATCCGGACCTGGCTCACCGCGAGCCCCCACTCGTGGGAGCGCCACGTCGTCGCGACCGATTCGCCCCACCTGCACGCGCCGGGCACCGACCCCGATCGCGTGCTGCTGGTGGGTGACGGAGTCGCCACAGGTCGTGGGGTCCGGACCCACGAGCTCGGCCTGCCCGGTCATCTGGCCCGCAGCCTGACGGCACTGACCGGGCGGGCGACGGACGTCGACATCGTCGTCGACGGTCGGATGACCGTCCGGCAGGGTCCGGCGGCCGTCGCCGAGATCGACCTCGCGCGCTTCGACGCCATCGTGTTGTCGTTCGGCGCGAACGAAGCCCTGTCGCTGATCGACGTCGCGACCTGGGCCGACGACCTGTCGGCACTGCTGACGGACATCGCGAGCCGTGCTCCCACGGCGACCACCACCTACGTGCTCGGCATCCCGTCCTTCACCGTGAACCCGCACTTCCCGCCGCGACTCGGTCGGCTCGTCGACCGGAACTCGGCCCGCCTCAACGACGTGATGCGGCGGGTCGTGGCCAGCCATCCCTCGATGGTCTTCGTGCCCGAGGCCGAGGGCCACGCCTTCGAGGCCGAGAGCGCTCCCGTCTACGCGCGGTGGGCCGCCCCGATCGCCCTGCACATCAGCGACGGGCTCGACCCGGCGCGCCCGGCGGCCGAGGACACCGTGCAGGCGGACGAGAAGGCACGCCTCCGCTCACTCGACCGTCTCGAGCGACTCCGCGGAACCGACGACGACCCCGAACTCGACCAGCTCACCGACCGGGCCCGACAGCTCTTCGGCACGACCCTCGCGGCGGTCACCCTGATCGGCCGCGACACCCAGGAGATGAGATCGGTGTCGGGGACGGACGCCCTGGCCTTGCCCCGTTCCGAGTCGTTCTGCGACACGACCATCCGCCGCACCGGCCATCTGGTGATCGAGGACGCCAGCCTGGACTCGCGCTACGCCGACTACTCGGTCGTCGCAGGCGAACCCGGCATCCGGTTCTACGCCGGCTACCCCCTCGAGGCCCCGGACGGTCAGCGCGTCGGCGCGCTCTGCGTCATGGACACGGAGGCGCGGCGCTTCTCGACCGAGGACGCCACGGCCCTGAGGGCGCTCGCCCTCGCGATACAGCGGCACCTCTTCCGGCACGAGCCGGATGCCGGCTAG
- a CDS encoding DUF4232 domain-containing protein, whose protein sequence is MNRSIRSLVPAAVVMASVVVVSGCSSSSGPETTATPTVTVTASPTPGTSTPTAATTATPGPDGASGGGGDLGDDATGDASSRCTVGELTAEIADGGGGAAGSYGVAIILTNSGQRSCTLQGWPGVSFVGDGNGTQIGASAALDRSSSHETHTLAPGGEVQTIVRIAQTGNYDAAECRPQATDGFRVYPPGSLESIFVPASGSSYEACANAQVQQMTVSALATF, encoded by the coding sequence ATGAACCGCTCGATCCGTTCCCTCGTCCCCGCCGCGGTCGTCATGGCGTCCGTCGTCGTCGTCTCGGGCTGCTCGTCGTCGAGCGGCCCCGAGACGACGGCGACCCCCACCGTGACCGTCACGGCCTCACCGACGCCCGGCACGTCGACTCCCACCGCCGCCACCACGGCGACGCCGGGCCCCGACGGGGCCTCGGGAGGCGGCGGCGACCTGGGCGACGACGCCACGGGCGACGCGTCCTCGCGGTGCACCGTGGGCGAACTCACCGCCGAGATCGCCGACGGAGGTGGGGGCGCGGCCGGCAGCTACGGCGTCGCCATCATCCTGACGAACAGCGGCCAGCGGTCCTGCACCCTGCAGGGTTGGCCGGGCGTCTCGTTCGTCGGCGACGGGAACGGGACCCAGATCGGCGCGTCGGCCGCGCTCGACCGCTCGTCCTCGCACGAGACCCACACCCTCGCCCCCGGTGGTGAGGTGCAGACGATCGTGCGGATCGCCCAGACGGGGAACTACGACGCGGCCGAGTGCCGGCCGCAGGCGACGGACGGGTTCCGTGTCTACCCGCCCGGCTCGCTCGAGTCGATCTTCGTCCCCGCGTCGGGGTCGAGCTACGAGGCGTGCGCGAACGCGCAGGTGCAGCAGATGACGGTCAGCGCGCTGGCCACCTTCTGA